Proteins co-encoded in one Epinephelus moara isolate mb chromosome 13, YSFRI_EMoa_1.0, whole genome shotgun sequence genomic window:
- the cdc42ep1a gene encoding cdc42 effector protein 1, whose amino-acid sequence MNLQEKLSGLKGLVTHSHSKRRYKGDLTLDMISPPLGDFRHTMHVGRGGDVFGDTSFLSNHGGTANGNNGETDSVSSPDNKIGAFFSRTLRHIRRGSENRATGGPKDLSPPPPVVSPIIKNAISLPRLDVDMPNGSPTAKVLFPSSHSTPEDKKSSYGLESGFVTLPRLSRAERQQPSISLPISCPPNIHRGSLTDPTDAILSTCSTSIVTSDPKPTSTAFSDSLPSLTSLDTFTFDLGPSLMSEVFGLIDSHPEEHGHTWEGEEAGSACGLTNEGSEMDSATISYVDSLLREDCGGRKSPHGAEWEEEGMEVNGLSVKVPDVVMGSPERVRLGIGMESERFQNATDVLARHYGVSHFKGQSRMEVADSEMMITSHSKNKISYSYMDDEDEIKV is encoded by the exons ATGAATCTTCAGGAAAAGCTGTCAGGCCTAAAAGGTCTGGtcacacactcccacagcaAGCGCCGCTATAAAGGCGACCTCACGTTGGATATGATTAGCCCTCCTTTGGGTGACTTCCGCCACACCATGCACGTCGGCCGTGGTGGCGACGTGTTTGGGGACACCTCCTTCCTCAGCAACCACGGCGGCACGGCCAATGGGAACAATGGGGAAACAGATTCTGTCTCCAGCCCTGACAACAAGATCGGAGCGTTCTTCTCCAGGACGCTGCGTCACATCAGGAGGGGCTCTGAAAACCGTGCCACAGGAGGACCCAAGGATCTGTCACCGCCGCCTCCAGTCGTTTCTCCCATCATCAAGAATGCCATCTCCCTCCCCAGGCTGGATGTGGATATGCCGAATGGGAGTCCCACTGCCAAAGTGCTCTTCCCCAGTTCTCACAGCACACCAGAGGACAAGAAGAGCTCTTATG GTCTGGAGTCTGGTTTCGTCACTCTGCCTCGTCTCTCCCGCGCTGAGCGACAGCAGCCCTCCATCTCCCTCCCCATTTCCTGCCCCCCTAACATCCACCGTGGCTCCCTGACCGACCCCACTGATGCCATCTTATCCACCTGCTCCACCTCCattgtgacctctgaccccaaaCCCACCTCCACTGCCTTCTCTGACTCCCTCCCTTCCCTCACCTCTCTGGACaccttcacctttgacctcGGCCCCTCCCTCATGAGCGAGGTGTTCGGCCTGATCGACAGCCACCCGGAGGAACACGGCCACAcgtgggagggagaggaggcggGGTCAGCGTGCGGGCTGACCAACGAGGGATCAGAGATGGACTCGGCCACTATCTCCTACGTGGATTCCCTGCTGCGAGAGGACTGCGGGGGCAGGAAGAGCCCGCATGGGGCTgaatgggaggaggaggggatggaggTGAACGGGCTTTCTGTCAAAGTACCCGATGTGGTGATGGGGTCTCCTGAACGAGTGAGGTTGGGGATTGGGATGGAGAGTGAGCGGTTCCAGAATGCTACAGATGTGCTCGCGCGTCACTATGGCGTCAGCCACTTTAAGGGACAGAGCCGGATGGAGGTTGCAGATTCAGAGATGATGATCACCAGCCACTCCAAGAACAAAATATCCTACAGTTACATGGACGACGAGGATGAAATTAAAGTCTGA